The Paenibacillus tianjinensis genome has a window encoding:
- the yfcE gene encoding phosphodiesterase: MKLMFISDIHGSLFWLERALEKAEQEQPHTLVILGDFLYHGPRNPLPEGYDPQGVAARLNAYGKSLVAVRGNCDAEVDQMLLEFPMMGDYVLILHEGRKIYATHGHGFSIDQLPPLVPGDVFIQGHTHLPVADVKEGIYVLNPGSISLPKENNPHSYGIMVDGKFTIKDFEGNVVKDIQL; encoded by the coding sequence ATGAAACTAATGTTTATCTCCGATATTCATGGCTCACTGTTTTGGCTGGAACGGGCTTTAGAAAAGGCTGAGCAGGAACAGCCGCATACCCTTGTGATCTTGGGGGATTTTTTGTATCACGGACCGAGGAATCCGCTGCCGGAGGGGTACGACCCGCAAGGTGTTGCTGCCCGGCTGAATGCCTACGGCAAATCACTTGTGGCTGTGCGCGGTAATTGCGATGCTGAGGTAGATCAGATGCTGCTGGAGTTTCCGATGATGGGCGATTATGTGCTGATCCTCCATGAAGGCAGAAAAATCTACGCCACACACGGTCATGGCTTCAGCATCGATCAATTGCCTCCGCTCGTTCCGGGTGATGTCTTTATCCAGGGGCACACCCATCTTCCGGTAGCAGACGTAAAGGAAGGAATATATGTGCTTAATCCGGGTTCGATCTCTTTGCCCAAAGAGAATAACCCGCATTCATACGGGATCATGGTTGACGGGAAATTCACCATTAAAGACTTTGAAGGCAACGTGGTGAAAGACATACAATTGTAG
- a CDS encoding P-II family nitrogen regulator → MLMIKAIVRPEKADEVMAELMLAGFPSISKMDLLGRGKQKGIQVGTNYYNQISKKLLMIVINDDDKDDVISIIMRTARTGEQGSFGDGKIFVLPVLETFTISNGKNQL, encoded by the coding sequence ATGTTAATGATCAAAGCCATTGTTAGACCTGAGAAAGCGGATGAGGTCATGGCTGAATTAATGCTGGCCGGCTTCCCCTCCATCAGTAAAATGGATTTGCTGGGCCGCGGTAAACAAAAGGGAATTCAAGTTGGAACCAACTACTACAATCAAATCTCCAAAAAGCTGCTGATGATTGTCATCAATGATGATGATAAGGACGATGTCATCAGCATTATTATGAGAACAGCAAGAACCGGCGAACAAGGCTCCTTCGGTGACGGCAAGATCTTTGTACTGCCTGTGCTGGAGACCTTCACGATCAGCAACGGTAAAAATCAACTGTAG
- a CDS encoding PAS domain S-box protein, with the protein MNYLAENGSILDQAFMMSPVGMAVWAIEADKWIKVNSALCNILGCSQSDFLEGALCSGDHASLAELEGLSLAGSIDGQSFPPGASVVKELRFHNRAGRPVWLSLTLVRPEEGQASPHIIVYALDITDRKIADQLTVDSRDLYDLFIKDDQNIISFTQPDGIMSFISPSVKKLLGYEPEELIGRNRLEFYHPDDVAGLDKSFEGLLRNDTYTRRLRHKEGHYIWFETSFHAIRNEQNEITRIMGIGRNVTRRKQNEEALAEAQRVARIGSWTWDLVKSKLTFSEELRRILHYSVGPNDVDYQTFAKLVHPEDLNYLYENVELALNHGESSEATYRLVLPDNTQLAVNIQSDVVYSPEGQPVKLIGMMQDITERQQMEQQLRESERNFRLMSENSLDLISRLTVDDVIFLYCSPASRTLLGYKPEEMVGTSAYDYLHPDDLPVIQEKMMQNKAAGFISPISYRYRHKNGSYIWFETNSRYIFDEQGQVVEIIAVARDITERKQFESRLQENEQRYKSLFEYNPSAVYSMNLQGDYLTANAILEKLSGYSMEELIGNYYGPLVHEKDIEKTNYHFSMACKGVPQSYELTLIHKDGHLVEINTVNIPIIVDDEVVGVYGISRDITERIRYTEQIEKLSNDYTLILNAVSEGIFGLDTEGRITFINPAGAEMLGFAYGEIMGRPYLGHIQQTARDGIYSRPEESPLIRAVQTGESLSSKDAVLWRKDGSSFLAEYQVTPLFDKGERIGAVVVFRDNTNEKEIIRAKESAEKADQAKSEFLAIMSHELRTPMNGIMGMTDLLAETELDEEQRGYANIISESSASLLYILNEILDFSKIEAGKMTLVQEPLSLEGIMESVTELFLPKAKEKNIGLSCRIAPDVPELIMGDAARLRQVMVNLVSNAVKFTEAGHVAIAVETQFCPNRRKLTLKFSIRDTGIGIPPEKQSQLFQSFSQLHPAINRKYGGTGLGLSICKRLVELMGGAIAVDSKEGEGSTFYFTLPIDIDSDPDECAEDIVSAEEGTAGQSGEDTVSTLYALPEPVEETLRLAGDLPLAEPKYGPLRILVAEDHPINQKLLLTMLQKRGYNADLVENGQQALQAVQQQDYDLIFMDVQMPVMSGLSAAAQISRLPVTGSRPYMVAVTAYARPEDREKCLAVGMEDFISKPFLASDIERILRERQEKISL; encoded by the coding sequence ATGAATTACTTGGCAGAGAACGGCAGTATTCTGGATCAAGCATTCATGATGTCTCCAGTAGGGATGGCTGTATGGGCCATAGAGGCGGACAAGTGGATTAAGGTTAACTCCGCACTTTGCAATATTCTGGGCTGCAGTCAGTCCGATTTTCTTGAAGGAGCTTTGTGCAGCGGTGATCATGCATCACTGGCGGAACTGGAAGGATTGTCCCTGGCAGGGAGCATTGATGGGCAATCTTTCCCGCCGGGTGCTTCTGTAGTCAAAGAATTGAGATTCCACAACCGTGCCGGACGCCCTGTATGGCTGTCTCTTACGCTTGTCCGTCCAGAAGAAGGACAGGCCTCCCCGCATATTATAGTTTATGCCCTGGATATTACCGACAGGAAAATCGCTGATCAGCTGACTGTAGACAGCCGCGATTTATACGATTTATTTATAAAAGATGATCAAAACATTATTTCCTTTACCCAGCCGGACGGCATCATGAGCTTTATTTCACCTTCTGTGAAGAAGCTGCTCGGCTATGAGCCAGAAGAGCTGATCGGCAGGAACCGGCTGGAATTCTATCATCCGGATGATGTCGCAGGCCTGGACAAGTCGTTCGAGGGACTTCTGCGGAATGATACGTATACCCGTCGTCTCCGCCACAAGGAAGGGCATTATATCTGGTTTGAAACCTCTTTTCATGCTATCCGGAATGAGCAGAATGAAATCACGAGAATTATGGGCATTGGCCGGAATGTGACCCGCCGCAAACAGAATGAAGAAGCGCTTGCCGAAGCACAGCGGGTTGCCAGAATCGGCTCCTGGACCTGGGATTTAGTCAAAAGCAAGCTGACCTTCTCGGAGGAGCTGCGGCGTATTCTGCATTATAGTGTAGGTCCAAACGATGTGGATTACCAGACGTTCGCCAAGCTGGTCCATCCGGAGGACCTGAACTATTTGTATGAGAATGTAGAGCTGGCACTGAATCATGGAGAATCCAGCGAAGCTACCTACCGGCTGGTCCTCCCTGACAATACCCAGCTGGCAGTAAATATTCAGTCGGATGTGGTCTACAGCCCGGAAGGACAGCCTGTCAAGCTAATCGGCATGATGCAGGATATTACCGAGCGCCAGCAGATGGAACAGCAGCTTAGGGAGAGCGAGCGCAATTTCCGGCTGATGTCCGAAAATTCACTGGATCTGATTTCGCGCCTTACGGTCGACGACGTTATCTTTTTGTACTGCTCCCCGGCCAGCCGTACTTTGCTTGGTTACAAGCCTGAGGAGATGGTCGGTACCAGCGCCTATGACTATCTTCATCCCGACGACCTGCCCGTAATACAGGAAAAGATGATGCAGAATAAGGCAGCCGGTTTCATTTCGCCGATCTCTTACCGGTACCGCCACAAAAACGGCAGCTATATCTGGTTCGAGACGAACAGCCGTTACATTTTTGATGAGCAGGGACAGGTGGTAGAGATTATTGCTGTCGCCAGAGATATTACAGAGCGCAAGCAATTCGAGTCGAGGCTGCAGGAGAATGAGCAGCGTTACAAATCGCTGTTTGAGTACAATCCGTCTGCGGTATATTCGATGAACCTGCAGGGGGATTACTTAACCGCGAATGCTATTTTGGAGAAATTGTCCGGCTACTCCATGGAAGAGCTGATCGGCAATTACTACGGGCCGCTCGTGCATGAGAAGGACATTGAGAAGACAAATTATCATTTTTCTATGGCCTGCAAGGGAGTCCCGCAAAGCTATGAACTCACGCTGATTCATAAAGACGGACATCTGGTGGAGATCAATACGGTCAATATTCCGATTATAGTCGATGACGAAGTTGTCGGTGTCTACGGGATTTCCCGTGATATCACCGAACGCATCCGGTATACCGAGCAGATTGAGAAGTTGAGCAATGATTATACCCTGATCCTCAATGCGGTCTCCGAGGGCATATTCGGACTTGATACGGAAGGGAGGATAACCTTTATCAATCCTGCCGGTGCGGAGATGCTGGGCTTTGCCTATGGTGAGATTATGGGACGCCCATATCTTGGTCATATTCAGCAGACAGCACGGGACGGCATCTATTCCCGGCCAGAAGAATCGCCGCTGATACGGGCAGTCCAGACCGGGGAGTCCCTTTCAAGCAAGGATGCGGTGTTATGGCGGAAAGACGGATCAAGCTTTTTGGCGGAATACCAGGTGACCCCTCTGTTTGATAAAGGAGAGCGTATCGGTGCGGTTGTCGTCTTCCGGGACAATACTAATGAGAAGGAAATCATCCGCGCCAAAGAATCAGCAGAGAAGGCGGATCAGGCCAAATCGGAATTTCTCGCCATCATGAGCCATGAGCTGAGAACTCCGATGAATGGCATTATGGGCATGACAGACCTGCTCGCAGAGACAGAGCTTGACGAGGAGCAGCGCGGGTACGCCAACATTATCAGTGAGAGCAGTGCTTCCCTGCTGTATATTCTGAATGAAATTCTGGATTTCAGCAAAATTGAAGCCGGAAAAATGACTCTGGTGCAAGAGCCTCTGAGCCTGGAAGGGATCATGGAAAGTGTCACTGAGCTGTTCCTGCCTAAAGCCAAGGAAAAAAACATCGGGCTGAGCTGCCGGATAGCCCCGGATGTACCGGAGCTGATTATGGGGGATGCGGCCCGGCTGCGGCAGGTCATGGTTAACCTGGTCAGCAATGCTGTTAAATTTACCGAGGCCGGGCATGTTGCTATTGCTGTAGAGACGCAATTCTGTCCTAACCGGCGCAAGCTCACGCTGAAATTTAGTATACGGGATACAGGAATCGGCATTCCGCCCGAGAAGCAATCCCAGTTGTTTCAATCCTTCTCGCAGCTGCATCCGGCAATTAACCGCAAATACGGCGGGACCGGACTCGGACTTTCAATCTGCAAACGGCTGGTTGAGCTCATGGGCGGGGCCATTGCCGTGGACAGCAAGGAGGGGGAGGGCTCCACTTTTTATTTCACCCTGCCTATTGATATTGACAGCGACCCGGACGAATGCGCTGAGGATATTGTAAGTGCAGAGGAGGGGACAGCAGGCCAAAGTGGAGAGGACACCGTCAGCACCCTTTACGCATTGCCAGAGCCGGTGGAGGAAACGCTCCGGTTAGCCGGGGACCTCCCGCTTGCAGAACCAAAATACGGGCCGCTGCGGATATTGGTTGCCGAAGATCATCCAATCAACCAAAAGCTGCTCCTGACCATGCTGCAGAAAAGAGGCTATAACGCCGACCTCGTAGAAAATGGACAACAGGCACTCCAAGCGGTGCAGCAGCAGGACTATGATCTTATCTTTATGGATGTGCAGATGCCGGTGATGAGCGGGCTAAGTGCAGCAGCCCAGATTAGTAGGCTGCCTGTAACCGGCAGCCGGCCCTATATGGTAGCTGTAACTGCCTACGCCAGACCGGAGGATCGGGAGAAATGCCTGGCTGTAGGTATGGAGGATTTTATCAGCAAGCCGTTTCTCGCTTCTGACATCGAACGTATACTGCGGGAGCGGCAGGAGAAGATATCCCTATGA
- the pulA gene encoding type I pullulanase: MSVQKEMKEPIYYGDPAATDGISVFDQDFDDLFSYDGDDLGLSYTPAQSAFCLWAPTAFEAEVVLYESWQEAEGEHLPMTRDVRGVWRLKVAGDLDGKFYTYRVRVGEQWNEAADPYARAVGVNGDRGAILDLRKTDPERWTDGKPPLADPVDSVIYELHLRDLSVHPASGITHKGQYLGLAEEGTRGPGGILTGLDHIAGLGVTHVQLLPIYDYATESVDETRLSQPHYNWGYDPKNYNAPEGSYATDPYVPAVRIRELKTMIQALHDNGLRVIMDVVYNHVYDGFRVNFTKLVPGYYLRYKPDGSLSNGSGCGNDVASERLMMSRFIVESVLYWAREYHIDGFRFDLMGLIDIETMQEVRRRLDEIDPSILTIGEGWIMDTELAPSRLASQSNADVLPGIGHFNDGFRDAVKGNIFRYEEPGFIGGMGGLEEAVKTGITGGVVYGQATGQFADEPQQCVNFVECHDNHTMWDKIVLSSEGVSDSRREAMHRLASAMVLTSQGIPFVHAGQEFMRTKDGVENSYKSPVEINRMDWERCAAHTSDVAYMRRLIALRKAHPAFRLRTAEEIRTRLIFERSPAGTVAYTLRDHAGGDSAKHLYVLYNANPDGASLSLPDLGEWSILFGDELVTSVAGGKLAVRGLGMVVLAVQP, encoded by the coding sequence TTGTCCGTACAAAAAGAAATGAAAGAACCTATTTATTATGGTGATCCGGCGGCCACGGACGGAATCTCCGTGTTCGACCAGGATTTTGATGATCTTTTCAGTTATGATGGCGATGATCTAGGCCTAAGCTATACTCCTGCTCAATCCGCCTTTTGCCTATGGGCACCCACTGCATTTGAGGCTGAGGTTGTGCTCTATGAGTCATGGCAGGAAGCTGAAGGAGAACATTTGCCGATGACCCGGGATGTGCGGGGGGTCTGGAGGCTGAAGGTTGCCGGAGACTTGGACGGGAAGTTCTATACATACCGGGTGCGTGTCGGGGAGCAGTGGAATGAAGCGGCAGATCCATACGCCCGGGCTGTCGGAGTCAACGGAGATCGGGGCGCAATTCTCGATTTACGCAAGACTGACCCTGAGCGTTGGACTGACGGGAAACCGCCTCTGGCCGATCCGGTCGATTCCGTAATCTACGAGCTGCATTTGCGTGACTTATCCGTCCATCCGGCGAGCGGCATTACCCATAAGGGACAATATCTTGGTCTGGCGGAAGAGGGCACCCGCGGTCCGGGCGGAATTCTTACCGGCCTTGATCATATTGCCGGCCTCGGGGTAACGCATGTGCAGCTGCTGCCTATCTACGACTATGCTACAGAAAGCGTGGATGAGACCAGGCTCAGCCAGCCCCATTATAACTGGGGATATGATCCGAAGAATTACAATGCGCCGGAGGGCTCTTACGCCACCGATCCTTATGTACCGGCCGTACGCATCCGCGAATTGAAAACTATGATCCAGGCGCTGCATGACAACGGTCTGCGGGTGATTATGGATGTGGTCTACAATCATGTATATGACGGATTCCGCGTCAATTTCACCAAGCTGGTTCCCGGCTACTATTTGCGCTATAAGCCGGATGGCAGTCTGTCTAACGGGTCGGGCTGCGGCAATGATGTCGCCAGTGAACGGCTGATGATGTCCCGTTTTATTGTAGAATCCGTCCTTTACTGGGCCAGAGAGTATCATATCGACGGCTTCCGCTTTGATCTGATGGGACTGATTGATATTGAGACAATGCAGGAAGTCCGCCGCAGATTGGATGAGATCGATCCTTCGATCCTAACGATCGGGGAGGGCTGGATTATGGATACGGAGCTTGCCCCTTCGCGGCTGGCCAGCCAGAGTAACGCGGATGTGCTGCCGGGCATCGGGCATTTTAACGACGGCTTCCGCGATGCAGTGAAGGGTAACATCTTCCGGTATGAGGAGCCGGGGTTTATCGGCGGCATGGGTGGGCTTGAAGAGGCCGTGAAGACAGGGATTACCGGCGGAGTAGTGTACGGTCAAGCTACAGGACAGTTTGCTGACGAGCCGCAGCAGTGTGTGAACTTCGTGGAATGCCATGATAACCATACGATGTGGGATAAAATCGTGCTATCCTCCGAGGGGGTAAGCGATTCCCGCCGTGAAGCGATGCACCGCCTGGCCTCGGCCATGGTGCTGACGAGCCAGGGGATTCCGTTTGTTCACGCCGGACAGGAGTTCATGCGTACTAAGGATGGGGTTGAGAACAGCTATAAGTCGCCTGTTGAGATCAACCGCATGGATTGGGAACGCTGCGCTGCGCATACCAGTGATGTCGCTTATATGAGACGGCTAATCGCTTTGCGCAAGGCGCATCCGGCCTTCCGTCTGCGCACGGCGGAAGAAATCCGTACCCGGCTCATCTTTGAGCGGTCGCCGGCCGGTACGGTCGCCTACACGCTGCGTGATCATGCCGGAGGAGATTCTGCTAAGCACTTGTATGTGCTCTATAATGCGAATCCGGACGGGGCTTCGCTGAGCCTGCCTGATCTTGGGGAATGGAGCATCCTGTTCGGGGATGAGCTGGTCACGAGTGTTGCTGGAGGCAAGCTGGCAGTCCGGGGACTTGGAATGGTTGTGCTGGCAGTGCAGCCTTAG
- a CDS encoding C39 family peptidase encodes MTQSLLSRRIPAEPYTQWEPGVRSPGSACGPATMAALMEYWHTWQGAAFIPGMRHFDTKAAHINNIYSRHGGRPWGMSVRSFTRGIHAYLRSAAGKDGHNGWQHTVTVFNDMERYIAEIDAARPVALKFDKWFSFRWQGDFAYNYHWVLGIGYEQPAGGKGPVLLVHDNGLRLRDGGYRPGQERRILYLPNQNIITMVALDITRA; translated from the coding sequence ATGACACAGTCTCTGCTAAGCCGCCGGATTCCTGCGGAACCCTATACTCAGTGGGAGCCGGGCGTTCGTTCACCCGGCTCGGCCTGCGGGCCTGCCACTATGGCAGCGTTAATGGAATATTGGCACACGTGGCAGGGGGCAGCCTTTATTCCTGGAATGAGGCATTTTGACACCAAAGCAGCACATATAAATAACATATACAGCCGTCACGGCGGAAGACCTTGGGGTATGAGTGTGCGCAGCTTCACCCGAGGCATCCATGCATATCTGAGGTCTGCTGCCGGGAAGGATGGCCATAACGGATGGCAGCACACTGTAACCGTCTTTAATGATATGGAGCGGTATATAGCGGAGATTGATGCAGCCAGGCCAGTAGCACTCAAGTTTGACAAATGGTTCAGCTTCCGCTGGCAAGGGGATTTTGCCTACAATTATCACTGGGTTCTGGGGATCGGCTATGAACAGCCTGCTGGCGGAAAAGGGCCGGTGCTCCTTGTTCACGATAATGGACTCCGCCTTAGGGACGGCGGTTACCGCCCGGGGCAGGAGCGTCGCATCCTTTATCTTCCCAATCAGAATATCATCACAATGGTAGCACTGGACATAACCCGGGCGTAG
- a CDS encoding glutamate synthase subunit beta yields the protein MGKTTGFLEYQRQAPAECEPLERIKNWDEFVIPMDEEKLKEQGARCMDCGTPFCHVGRLLSGMASGCPLHNLIPEWNDLVYRGNWQVALKRLHKTNNFPEFTGRVCPSPCEGACTVGLNGKPVTIKSIERSIVDRGFAEGWIVPEPPLVRTGKKVAVVGSGPAGLACAAQLNKAGHTVTVYERADRIGGLLTYGIPNMKLDKQTVQRRVDLLAAEGITFVTRTEIGKDITASQLQEDHDAVVLCGGSTQARDLPIEGRELRGIHQAMEFLTLNTKSLLDSGLADGEYLSAAGKDVVVIGGGDTGTDCVATSIRHGCRSVIQLEIMPQSPLTRQASNPWPEWPKVLKVDYGQQEAASLYQEDPRRYLVSSKRFVGDDGGHVQELHTVRIEWTRNEQGRMIPVEVPGSEEVIKTQLVLLALGFTGPEDTVLDQLGVERDERSNAKAEFGTQTTNIEGVFAAGDMRRGQSLVVWAIDEGRQTAREVDRYLMGASNLP from the coding sequence ATGGGTAAAACAACCGGATTTTTAGAGTATCAGCGGCAGGCTCCTGCGGAGTGCGAGCCTTTAGAACGCATTAAGAACTGGGATGAATTTGTAATACCAATGGATGAAGAAAAGCTGAAGGAGCAAGGGGCCCGCTGTATGGACTGCGGAACACCGTTCTGTCATGTGGGGCGTCTGCTCTCCGGGATGGCATCCGGCTGTCCGCTGCATAATCTGATTCCCGAGTGGAATGACTTAGTATACCGCGGCAACTGGCAGGTCGCTTTGAAGCGCCTGCATAAGACCAATAACTTTCCGGAGTTTACAGGACGTGTCTGTCCCTCGCCTTGTGAAGGGGCTTGCACGGTAGGACTGAACGGCAAGCCGGTAACCATCAAATCCATTGAGCGGTCAATTGTAGATAGAGGTTTTGCTGAAGGCTGGATCGTTCCTGAGCCTCCTTTGGTCCGTACAGGTAAGAAGGTAGCCGTAGTCGGTTCAGGCCCGGCAGGACTCGCCTGTGCGGCGCAGCTTAACAAGGCCGGACATACCGTAACTGTATATGAACGGGCAGACCGGATCGGTGGACTGCTGACGTACGGAATTCCCAATATGAAGCTGGATAAGCAAACCGTTCAACGGCGGGTGGATCTTCTGGCTGCCGAAGGGATTACCTTTGTGACCCGGACTGAAATCGGCAAAGATATAACTGCTTCACAGCTTCAGGAAGACCATGATGCCGTTGTGCTGTGCGGCGGCTCGACGCAGGCGCGTGACCTGCCGATTGAGGGACGTGAGCTTCGCGGGATACACCAGGCGATGGAGTTTTTGACACTGAACACGAAGAGCCTGCTTGATTCCGGACTGGCAGACGGAGAATATCTCTCTGCTGCAGGCAAAGACGTAGTCGTTATCGGCGGCGGCGACACGGGTACCGACTGTGTGGCGACTTCCATCCGGCATGGCTGCCGCAGTGTAATCCAGCTCGAAATTATGCCGCAGTCTCCGCTGACCCGCCAGGCCAGCAACCCTTGGCCGGAATGGCCAAAGGTACTGAAGGTGGATTACGGCCAGCAGGAAGCAGCATCCTTGTACCAAGAAGATCCGCGCCGCTATCTCGTTTCTTCGAAGCGTTTTGTCGGAGATGATGGCGGACATGTCCAGGAACTGCATACCGTACGGATAGAATGGACCCGTAATGAGCAGGGGCGGATGATTCCAGTGGAAGTGCCGGGCAGCGAAGAAGTAATTAAAACGCAGCTTGTGCTGCTGGCCCTTGGCTTCACGGGACCTGAAGATACAGTGCTGGATCAGCTTGGAGTGGAGCGTGATGAGCGTTCCAATGCCAAGGCGGAGTTCGGTACGCAAACCACCAATATCGAGGGCGTATTTGCAGCCGGAGACATGCGCCGTGGACAGAGTCTGGTAGTATGGGCGATTGATGAAGGACGTCAGACTGCGCGTGAAGTGGACCGCTATTTGATGGGCGCCTCCAATCTGCCTTGA
- a CDS encoding DUF445 domain-containing protein, with protein MKSRNLATISLAVMACGFLITLFLPENIATELLRGGFEAGLVGGIADWFAVTALFRHPLGLRIPHTSLLLKNRDKIVQSLISAMENELLNKASIENKLRKVRIVSLGSGLLTKFMSRKKARTEILGQLSTLVQRLPVEQAVPYLQTALADYLRDAELGVAADRIATRLMNDGKDTAALDYALEGISGWSGRPETRAMLGKIASEKLAEVKLGGLKGMAFQAFVGFMDADMLGEMLQGMLQSGIRDFREADSPYREEMIREIRVAIFQLVNDEAKITALKDWAHQELQGEEAAAFLHQQLEVFRGKAVAMLEEDRSSGGRRLFALYTMLVRRISGETEWIQGWEERIRTSLINIVEANHFRLGVLVKENLDQMDDASLVNMLEDKVGKDLQWIRVNGAVCGFVVGLVLTVIQMI; from the coding sequence TTTGAGGCCGGCCTTGTCGGCGGGATTGCTGACTGGTTCGCGGTTACCGCCCTGTTCCGGCACCCGCTGGGCCTGCGGATTCCGCATACCTCGCTGCTGCTCAAGAACCGGGACAAAATCGTGCAGTCGCTGATCTCGGCCATGGAGAATGAACTGCTGAACAAGGCAAGCATTGAGAACAAGCTACGCAAGGTCCGCATTGTCTCTCTGGGCAGCGGGCTGCTGACGAAATTTATGTCCCGAAAAAAAGCAAGAACCGAAATTCTCGGACAGCTTAGCACACTCGTGCAGCGTCTTCCGGTGGAACAAGCGGTGCCGTATCTTCAAACGGCGCTTGCGGACTATCTCCGGGATGCTGAGCTTGGCGTTGCTGCTGACCGGATCGCGACCAGGCTGATGAATGACGGCAAGGATACCGCTGCCCTTGATTATGCGCTGGAGGGAATTTCCGGCTGGAGCGGGCGTCCGGAGACGCGTGCCATGCTGGGCAAGATCGCCAGTGAGAAGCTGGCCGAGGTAAAGCTTGGCGGGCTGAAGGGGATGGCCTTTCAGGCCTTTGTAGGATTTATGGATGCCGACATGCTGGGAGAAATGCTGCAGGGCATGCTGCAGTCAGGTATCCGCGATTTCCGCGAAGCAGACAGTCCATACCGGGAAGAAATGATCCGCGAAATCCGCGTCGCCATCTTCCAGCTTGTGAATGACGAAGCGAAGATCACTGCGCTGAAAGACTGGGCGCACCAAGAGCTGCAGGGCGAAGAAGCAGCTGCGTTTCTGCACCAGCAGCTGGAGGTTTTCCGGGGCAAGGCAGTTGCAATGCTGGAGGAGGACCGGAGTTCCGGCGGGCGCAGGCTGTTCGCGCTGTATACCATGCTGGTCCGCCGCATCAGCGGGGAGACGGAGTGGATTCAGGGCTGGGAAGAACGGATTCGTACTTCATTGATTAATATCGTAGAGGCTAATCATTTCCGGCTTGGTGTATTGGTCAAGGAAAACCTGGATCAAATGGACGATGCAAGCCTCGTTAACATGCTGGAGGATAAAGTAGGCAAGGATTTGCAGTGGATCCGGGTCAACGGCGCTGTATGCGGCTTTGTCGTGGGTCTGGTGCTGACAGTCATCCAGATGATTTGA
- a CDS encoding glycosyltransferase family 4 protein: MHICIIAPEQFPVPGDGSVEICIWAIAKQLSQRHKVTILSRRTAILPDSAELEQVRIIRLASGTPSRYQASVLHFLEGESFDVIQVDNRPLLMAAVKQRHPETPVLLYLHSLTFVPAEARIARSLAYANTVAVNSRSLQKRLSRRFPGLSRKLSVVPLGADLTRFTPVELPERLLLRRKYRLPPKFTVLFVGRVIPRKGVPVLIRAMQHMNKRLPAHLIIAGPGKPLYIRKLRSLASRLGVSVTFLGTIAHDHIHGLYQAADCFVCPSQRHESFGLVNVEAMASGLPVIASNNGGIREIITSGHNGYLVDRYQEALPFARAMLRVGRNPSLAAKIGMQGRTDALRTFEWQHTAAQLEELYRLLLKP, encoded by the coding sequence ATGCATATCTGTATTATTGCCCCGGAGCAGTTCCCGGTACCGGGAGACGGGTCTGTGGAGATCTGTATTTGGGCTATTGCCAAACAGCTATCCCAGAGACATAAAGTAACGATACTAAGCCGCAGAACAGCCATCCTTCCCGACTCAGCAGAACTGGAGCAGGTGCGGATCATCCGGCTGGCTTCAGGAACTCCCTCCCGTTACCAGGCTTCTGTGCTTCACTTTCTGGAGGGGGAATCCTTCGATGTCATTCAGGTCGACAATCGTCCGCTGCTTATGGCCGCTGTAAAGCAGCGGCATCCGGAGACCCCGGTACTGCTCTATCTCCACTCCCTAACCTTTGTGCCGGCAGAAGCGAGAATTGCCCGCAGCCTTGCATACGCCAATACCGTTGCGGTCAACAGCAGGTCTTTGCAGAAGCGGCTTTCCAGGCGTTTTCCGGGGCTTTCCAGAAAGCTCAGTGTCGTTCCGCTGGGAGCTGACTTAACCCGCTTCACCCCTGTTGAATTGCCGGAGCGTCTGCTTCTGCGCAGAAAATACCGGCTTCCACCGAAGTTTACTGTATTATTCGTGGGCAGGGTTATCCCGCGCAAAGGAGTGCCGGTGCTAATCCGGGCCATGCAGCATATGAACAAACGTCTGCCCGCCCATCTGATCATCGCAGGCCCTGGCAAACCATTATATATCCGTAAGCTTAGGAGCCTAGCCAGCCGGCTCGGCGTATCCGTAACCTTCCTTGGCACTATCGCCCACGACCATATACACGGCTTGTATCAGGCTGCTGACTGCTTCGTCTGCCCTTCCCAGCGGCATGAATCCTTCGGGCTAGTGAATGTGGAAGCTATGGCCTCTGGCCTGCCCGTTATCGCTTCGAACAATGGCGGTATCCGGGAGATCATCACTTCGGGTCATAACGGTTATCTGGTGGACCGGTACCAGGAAGCATTGCCTTTTGCAAGGGCTATGCTCAGGGTAGGCCGGAATCCCAGCCTGGCGGCAAAGATCGGAATGCAGGGCCGCACCGATGCTCTTCGGACTTTCGAATGGCAGCATACCGCAGCACAATTAGAGGAGCTCTACCGCCTGCTGCTCAAGCCGTAG